The ANME-2 cluster archaeon DNA window CTTGATTTTATGTGATCATTTACTGGAGTTATTATATGAGAAAATTGAATAGATTGATACTATTATTGTTAGTTTCGTTAAGTACAGTGGCTATTGTCAGTGCAGATCCGTTGTCTGTAGATGTGATTCCTATTGATAACCAAGTTCTGTCAGGAGAAATGGCAACATATAAGGTAAATTTAACAAATTTAGGAACAACCACTGAAACATTGACAGACCTATATGCATCTAATGGTCCAGGAGACTTCACATATGTTTTTTCAGATACTTCTGGAGCTGTTCTAGGAGGTGATACCAAACAAGTTGATTTATCGGTGACAGTTCCAGCAGGTAAACCCCAGGGGACATATACTTTTGATGTTTATGCCGATTGGCAAAAGCCTTTAGGACCATTTACTATTTCCCAAACGTCAAATTACTTAGGCGTAATTCTTGATGTTGAAATCCCAGAATTTTCCACAATAGCACTGCCCATAATTTCGGTGCTGGGAATAATGCTCCTGATGTCAAGGCGAAAGGAAAGAAACTAGAAGGGGGTTACTAGTATCGATATCGATTCCTTCAAAGTAATATATCAGCGCTCTGGCTTATTCATTGAGTGCTGATATCTTCGAGGAAAGTTG harbors:
- a CDS encoding PEF-CTERM sorting domain-containing protein; protein product: MRKLNRLILLLLVSLSTVAIVSADPLSVDVIPIDNQVLSGEMATYKVNLTNLGTTTETLTDLYASNGPGDFTYVFSDTSGAVLGGDTKQVDLSVTVPAGKPQGTYTFDVYADWQKPLGPFTISQTSNYLGVILDVEIPEFSTIALPIISVLGIMLLMSRRKERN